A part of Candidatus Hydrogenedentota bacterium genomic DNA contains:
- a CDS encoding efflux RND transporter permease subunit has product MSGSLPAIAIRHPIATVMFIASMIAVSLICYRRVPEDERMKFDYRDASCYIPYPGAAPETVEREVTTIVEGELLTMPHVKAIRSRSGEGGCSISVQFDTEADMSDAVAEFRGRIERAKLKLPQEVRRVFIRRHRTIEWSCFRIALFRAENEDELARLARSQIRNRLMRIPGVASVTVSGRPNEEIYVDFDQEALKRYNLPLHAIIPILQSSNINVSVGQVLNSEVRCYVRALDELTNTDQLENLVIGRNLRLKDIAAVRRETASGAGNFTIDGKHGVFIDVRKAAEASLIETCRRVREEIEQIRTEPQFQDVETYVFEDRSARVELAMNTLGNAAKIGGAFSLLIVFLFIRRLRATGLIALNIPLSLLVVFIYLYARDMSFNMITMAGMITVIGLLVDNAIVVMENIHRRNRIEPGAPVQNAITGANEVGVAIAAATLTSIIVFLPVYYLEEGDLQAHMKEFSVPVTVSLLASLFLAMTLMPMGMLLLRDHHDSGWRLKIRGLFRHFSRKAPDVSGKKPGAADPGPVRAYVFALEWVLRNRLSAVFILLLIIGMTALIPYRQVGLRLQTPSADDRIASITVQFEQSVNFDMAKDVFDRLYAIMDERRDELQIKNIFMDYSAMGGTIRAYLKHPPDLAPGEHIRYSTEEIRDIFWRILPENVPGGQLRFGTTQHASRDTQTVSLLALGDDTQVLSDLAERFCELLAAQPDVREAHVEQERREQELRLQVDTSLANQAGITPLAVSRTVDVALRGIQLPFMKGSEYEVPVRGQFSENARTIENVENMLVMGATGKLAALNTISSTSKGTTPRVLERYNGKSVVRMTAEVNSRDLNRFNANLVRLINSFEMPRGYSVDKGYEMTEMDSILRNFSTTLFMAIALIYMIMAALFESCLLPMSVITTIPLSFIGIYWTMYLTGTTMDTISLVGTILMCGIIVNNAIVIVHRIAQLDRGGMPRFDAVVQAGRDRLRPVVMTALTTMAGALPIAIGQAQRKDIMTDVLDSLGRTLVGGMGFGTLLTLLVVPLFYTLIDDARVWLSQYAQGMARILRWRMASDVTHPAG; this is encoded by the coding sequence ATGAGTGGATCACTTCCGGCCATTGCGATCCGCCATCCCATCGCAACCGTCATGTTCATCGCGAGCATGATAGCCGTCAGCCTCATCTGCTATCGCCGCGTCCCGGAAGACGAGCGCATGAAGTTCGACTACCGCGACGCGAGTTGTTACATCCCCTATCCCGGCGCGGCTCCGGAAACCGTCGAGCGTGAAGTGACGACGATAGTCGAAGGGGAACTATTAACGATGCCGCACGTCAAGGCGATCCGATCGCGATCAGGCGAAGGCGGCTGCTCGATTTCGGTTCAGTTCGACACGGAGGCCGATATGAGCGATGCGGTGGCGGAGTTTCGCGGGCGCATTGAACGGGCCAAGTTGAAATTGCCGCAGGAGGTGCGCCGGGTGTTCATCCGGCGGCACCGCACGATTGAATGGTCCTGTTTCCGCATCGCCCTGTTTCGGGCGGAGAACGAGGACGAACTGGCGCGGCTGGCGCGATCGCAAATCCGCAACCGCCTGATGCGCATACCGGGCGTGGCCAGTGTCACCGTGTCCGGGCGGCCCAATGAGGAAATCTATGTGGATTTCGATCAGGAGGCCCTCAAGCGCTACAACCTGCCGTTGCATGCCATCATCCCGATTCTTCAGTCCAGCAACATCAATGTGTCGGTTGGACAGGTTCTCAACAGCGAGGTGCGCTGTTACGTGCGCGCACTGGATGAACTCACGAACACCGATCAGTTGGAGAATCTGGTCATCGGACGAAACCTCCGACTCAAGGACATAGCCGCTGTCCGGCGCGAAACAGCGTCCGGCGCCGGCAACTTCACCATAGACGGCAAACACGGCGTGTTCATAGACGTCCGCAAGGCGGCCGAGGCCAGTCTGATTGAAACATGCCGGCGCGTACGTGAGGAAATCGAGCAAATCCGGACCGAGCCGCAATTTCAGGATGTGGAGACCTACGTTTTCGAGGATCGCTCCGCACGGGTTGAACTGGCGATGAACACGCTGGGCAATGCGGCGAAAATCGGCGGGGCGTTCTCGCTGCTGATCGTTTTCCTGTTTATCCGCCGGTTGCGCGCCACGGGGTTGATCGCGCTGAATATTCCCCTTTCGCTCTTGGTCGTATTCATTTATCTGTACGCGCGGGACATGTCCTTCAACATGATTACGATGGCGGGCATGATCACGGTAATCGGCTTGCTGGTGGACAATGCGATCGTGGTGATGGAAAACATCCATCGAAGAAACCGGATCGAGCCCGGCGCGCCGGTGCAGAATGCCATTACCGGGGCCAACGAGGTGGGGGTGGCCATTGCCGCTGCAACGCTTACATCCATCATCGTGTTTCTGCCGGTATATTATCTGGAGGAAGGTGATCTGCAGGCGCACATGAAAGAATTTTCGGTGCCTGTGACCGTGTCCCTGCTGGCCAGCCTCTTTCTGGCGATGACCCTGATGCCGATGGGCATGTTGTTGTTGCGGGACCATCATGACTCCGGGTGGCGCCTGAAAATCCGGGGGCTTTTCCGCCACTTCAGCCGGAAGGCGCCGGATGTCTCCGGCAAGAAGCCGGGCGCGGCGGATCCCGGGCCAGTGCGGGCATACGTGTTCGCGCTCGAATGGGTATTGCGCAACCGCCTGTCCGCCGTCTTTATTCTTCTGTTGATTATTGGGATGACCGCGCTGATTCCGTACCGGCAAGTGGGACTTCGGCTGCAAACACCCTCCGCGGACGACCGCATCGCTTCGATCACGGTGCAATTTGAACAGAGTGTCAATTTCGACATGGCCAAGGATGTATTCGATCGGTTGTACGCAATCATGGACGAACGACGCGACGAACTTCAGATTAAAAACATTTTTATGGATTACAGCGCAATGGGCGGAACAATCCGGGCATACCTGAAACATCCGCCCGATCTGGCGCCGGGGGAACACATTCGCTATTCGACCGAGGAAATCAGGGACATTTTCTGGCGGATTCTCCCGGAGAACGTGCCGGGCGGCCAACTCCGGTTCGGGACCACGCAGCACGCCTCGCGCGACACGCAAACCGTCTCGCTGCTGGCGCTGGGCGACGACACCCAGGTCCTTTCGGATTTGGCCGAACGCTTTTGCGAATTGCTGGCTGCGCAACCCGATGTGCGGGAGGCCCATGTCGAACAGGAACGGCGCGAACAGGAACTCCGGCTTCAGGTGGATACCTCGTTGGCGAATCAGGCGGGCATTACGCCGTTGGCGGTCAGCCGGACCGTTGACGTGGCCTTGCGGGGCATCCAATTGCCGTTCATGAAGGGCAGCGAATACGAAGTGCCCGTACGCGGACAGTTTTCCGAAAACGCCCGGACGATCGAAAATGTAGAAAACATGCTGGTCATGGGCGCCACCGGCAAACTGGCCGCCCTGAACACCATTTCATCCACCTCGAAAGGTACGACACCGCGCGTTCTCGAACGCTATAACGGCAAGAGCGTGGTGCGCATGACGGCGGAGGTGAACAGCCGGGATCTCAACCGTTTCAATGCGAACCTCGTGCGGCTCATCAACTCGTTTGAAATGCCGCGGGGCTATAGCGTGGACAAGGGATATGAGATGACCGAGATGGACAGCATCCTGCGCAATTTCAGCACGACGCTCTTCATGGCGATCGCGCTCATATACATGATCATGGCCGCGCTGTTCGAGTCGTGCTTGCTGCCGATGTCGGTCATCACGACGATTCCCCTGAGTTTCATCGGAATTTACTGGACCATGTATCTGACGGGCACCACAATGGACACGATCAGCCTGGTCGGCACAATCCTCATGTGCGGGATCATCGTCAACAACGCCATCGTTATCGTTCACCGGATAGCCCAACTCGATCGCGGGGGTATGCCGCGCTTCGATGCGGTTGTCCAAGCCGGCCGAGACCGCCTGCGCCCGGTCGTCATGACCGCGCTGACCACCATGGCCGGCGCCCTGCCAATCGCCATCGGCCAAGCGCAGCGAAAAGACATCATGACGGACGTACTGGACAGCCTGGGCCGCACCCTTGTGGGAGGAATGGGATTTGGTACATTGCTGACGCTGCTCGTGGTGCCGCTTTTCTATACGCTGATAGACGATGCCCGGGTTTGGCTGAGTCAATACGCGCAGGGCATGGCTCGGATTTTGCGGTGGCGCATGGCATCCGACGTAACCCATCCGGCGGGCTGA
- a CDS encoding SDR family oxidoreductase, with translation MDIRTLFSLEGRVAVITAGGGVLCGAIARGFAAAGAKVAVADLRVDVARKVADDIVEGGGTAMACELDAFKKESIEACCNAVYENFGQADILVNGVGGNMKGATTSAEQSFFDLPLDAVQRVLDLNLVAGAIAPCQVFVKRMKDNPNGASIINISSMNAYRPLTRIPGYSAAKAAVSNFTQWLAVHLAQEYNPKLRVNAIAPGFFLTDQNRFLVTDEKTGALTPRGQTIVSHTPMGHFGDPADLVGVAIWLASDASQFVTGIVVPVDGGFSAFSGV, from the coding sequence ATGGACATTAGGACATTGTTTTCGCTGGAGGGCAGGGTCGCCGTCATAACAGCCGGCGGCGGGGTGCTTTGCGGTGCGATTGCGCGCGGATTTGCGGCGGCGGGCGCGAAAGTGGCCGTGGCCGACCTGCGTGTGGATGTGGCGCGCAAGGTGGCCGATGACATTGTCGAAGGCGGCGGAACGGCCATGGCCTGCGAACTCGACGCATTCAAAAAAGAATCTATCGAGGCCTGTTGCAACGCAGTCTATGAGAATTTCGGCCAAGCCGACATCCTTGTAAACGGTGTGGGGGGGAATATGAAGGGCGCGACAACCTCGGCGGAGCAGAGTTTTTTCGATTTGCCGTTGGACGCGGTCCAGCGTGTGCTGGATTTGAACCTTGTGGCGGGCGCGATTGCGCCATGTCAAGTCTTTGTCAAGCGGATGAAAGACAATCCGAACGGCGCTTCGATTATCAATATTTCGTCCATGAACGCATACCGTCCGCTGACGCGCATCCCCGGTTACAGCGCCGCAAAAGCCGCCGTCAGCAATTTCACGCAATGGCTCGCGGTCCATCTCGCGCAGGAATACAATCCGAAACTGCGCGTCAACGCCATCGCGCCCGGTTTCTTCTTGACCGATCAGAACCGTTTTCTTGTGACGGATGAGAAAACGGGGGCGTTGACGCCGCGGGGCCAAACGATCGTCAGCCATACGCCGATGGGCCACTTCGGCGATCCGGCGGATTTGGTTGGTGTCGCCATTTGGCTGGCCTCGGACGCCTCGCAATTCGTTACGGGAATCGTGGTGCCGGTTGACGGTGGTTTTTCGGCTTTTTCTGGAGTATGA
- a CDS encoding HAD family hydrolase, which yields MMFDVSVLTNHKPTKDFFIAIDSDGCAFDTMEIKHKECFIPNIINHWDLQAVSKYARAAAEFVNLYSKWRGINRFPALTMVFDLLGEWDKVRDRGVEMPNVPNLRRWIETESKLGNPALQAYCDSHDEPDMHRALKWSKAVNASVAEIVRGVPPFPHVRESLEKGREVADILVCSATPGEALVREWAEHGVDGYPFAIAGQELGKKSEHIAMAAGGKYDPSHMLMIGDAEGDLKAAKANGALFFPINPGNEEESWRRFREEAMDKFISGAYAGTYEAALIAEFKTYLPETPPWKK from the coding sequence ATGATGTTCGACGTATCGGTACTAACCAATCATAAACCCACGAAAGATTTTTTCATTGCCATCGATTCAGACGGGTGCGCCTTTGACACGATGGAAATCAAGCACAAGGAATGTTTCATTCCGAATATCATCAATCACTGGGATTTGCAGGCCGTTTCGAAGTATGCGCGCGCGGCGGCGGAGTTCGTGAACCTCTACTCAAAATGGCGCGGTATCAACCGTTTTCCAGCCTTGACGATGGTCTTCGATCTGCTGGGGGAGTGGGACAAGGTGCGGGATCGCGGCGTCGAAATGCCCAACGTGCCGAACCTGCGCCGATGGATTGAAACCGAGTCGAAATTGGGCAATCCCGCGTTGCAGGCCTATTGCGACAGCCACGATGAACCCGACATGCACCGCGCGTTGAAATGGAGCAAAGCGGTTAATGCCAGCGTGGCGGAAATCGTCCGTGGCGTGCCGCCGTTCCCGCATGTGCGCGAATCGCTGGAAAAAGGACGCGAAGTGGCCGATATCCTTGTTTGTTCGGCGACGCCCGGCGAGGCGCTGGTGCGCGAATGGGCCGAGCATGGGGTGGATGGGTATCCCTTTGCCATTGCGGGACAGGAACTCGGCAAGAAGAGCGAACATATTGCCATGGCGGCCGGCGGTAAGTACGATCCGTCGCACATGCTAATGATCGGCGATGCCGAGGGCGACCTCAAGGCCGCCAAGGCCAACGGCGCCTTGTTCTTTCCCATCAATCCCGGGAACGAGGAAGAGTCTTGGAGGCGTTTCCGCGAGGAAGCGATGGATAAATTTATCTCGGGCGCCTATGCGGGAACTTATGAAGCCGCCCTCATCGCTGAATTCAAAACCTATCTTCCGGAAACGCCCCCATGGAAAAAGTAG
- a CDS encoding SUMF1/EgtB/PvdO family nonheme iron enzyme, which yields MRNPRFQILASFTLLLLTLPGCPFLRVSFTASPRSGLAPLSVQFRQTEPFAPLATRVWDFGDGATSHDVAPVHVYTQPGDYTVSLRIYAASGFGSTVSRNLIHVEASEGEGEGEGEGEGEGEGEGEGECLADDFEDGIIDPEKWIIGGWAFGIGGIGSGGYSWSHQEVMDADGYLRVGIQGPMSANSYGANAFVQTAHDFNDGNNHVIRFVWSAQINDYHVDLFAIQIVDSYIPQDNNNWFLWCNDSTKAVTLWSSDSNNDCLGDMTQDMAPSAWSIRIDAETKRAELYHEANPTGQPFSAKDLDPGMPWHVAFGLGDATSAGFPPTNNSLSLYSFHAICTEVAEEPPPGTVRTFAGMPFVWIPAGRFDMGSAKTAAELSAIYGDREYYYSSEQPLHRVTITKGFWMGAHEVTQAEWTTWMGYNPSEFAGDNHPVESISWDECQLFIERLNASGEGVFRLPTEAEREYACRAGTTTEFYFGDSSSAFSEYEWGFNLTDYTTHPVARKKPNPWGLYDMHGNVTEWCADWYGKTYYSVSPEFDPQGPETGTFRVRRGGSFRSAVGFCRSAFRTWNRPDYVYSNTGVRLCRNK from the coding sequence ATGCGTAACCCGCGTTTTCAAATCTTGGCTTCCTTCACGCTTCTTCTGCTGACATTGCCGGGATGCCCATTCCTGCGTGTCTCCTTTACCGCTTCTCCCCGCTCCGGCCTCGCGCCGCTAAGCGTGCAATTTCGCCAGACCGAGCCCTTTGCGCCGTTGGCCACGCGCGTCTGGGATTTCGGCGACGGCGCGACAAGCCACGACGTGGCGCCTGTCCATGTCTACACGCAACCGGGTGACTATACCGTTTCGCTGCGGATCTACGCCGCCTCCGGATTCGGTTCCACCGTTTCCCGCAACCTGATCCATGTGGAGGCGAGCGAAGGGGAAGGTGAGGGCGAAGGAGAAGGAGAAGGAGAAGGGGAAGGTGAGGGAGAAGGGGAATGCTTGGCCGATGATTTCGAAGATGGCATCATTGATCCCGAAAAATGGATAATCGGCGGATGGGCGTTTGGCATAGGCGGCATAGGCAGTGGCGGATACTCATGGTCGCATCAGGAAGTGATGGATGCGGATGGCTATCTCCGAGTCGGGATTCAGGGGCCGATGTCGGCCAATTCCTATGGCGCGAACGCTTTTGTGCAAACCGCGCATGATTTCAACGACGGGAACAACCACGTTATCCGCTTTGTCTGGAGCGCGCAGATCAACGATTACCACGTGGACCTGTTCGCCATCCAGATTGTGGATAGCTATATTCCCCAAGACAACAACAACTGGTTCTTATGGTGCAACGACAGCACAAAAGCGGTCACGCTGTGGTCTTCCGATTCCAACAATGACTGTTTGGGCGACATGACACAAGACATGGCTCCGTCCGCGTGGTCCATTCGGATTGACGCCGAAACGAAAAGGGCGGAACTTTATCACGAGGCGAATCCCACCGGTCAGCCCTTTTCGGCGAAAGATCTCGATCCCGGCATGCCATGGCATGTGGCGTTTGGATTGGGCGATGCGACAAGCGCCGGGTTTCCCCCAACCAATAATTCGTTGTCCCTTTACTCATTTCATGCGATATGCACCGAAGTCGCGGAAGAACCGCCTCCGGGAACCGTCCGGACGTTTGCCGGCATGCCCTTTGTCTGGATACCGGCCGGCCGTTTCGACATGGGAAGCGCCAAAACGGCCGCGGAACTATCCGCGATTTACGGTGACCGCGAGTACTATTATTCGTCCGAACAGCCGCTGCACAGGGTCACCATCACCAAGGGCTTTTGGATGGGCGCCCACGAAGTAACGCAGGCCGAATGGACGACATGGATGGGATACAACCCGTCGGAATTCGCGGGCGACAATCATCCGGTTGAAAGTATCTCATGGGATGAATGCCAACTCTTCATCGAGCGCCTGAATGCTTCGGGCGAAGGCGTATTCCGTCTACCGACCGAGGCCGAACGGGAGTATGCCTGCCGGGCCGGCACAACGACCGAGTTTTATTTCGGCGACAGTTCAAGCGCGTTTAGCGAATACGAGTGGGGCTTCAATCTGACCGACTACACGACCCATCCCGTCGCCCGAAAAAAGCCCAATCCATGGGGCCTTTACGACATGCACGGCAATGTGACGGAATGGTGCGCCGACTGGTACGGAAAAACCTATTACAGCGTCAGTCCCGAATTCGACCCGCAAGGCCCTGAAACCGGCACGTTTCGAGTCCGCCGCGGAGGCAGTTTCCGCAGCGCCGTGGGATTCTGCCGGTCGGCGTTCCGCACATGGAACCGACCCGATTACGTCTATTCAAACACCGGTGTGCGCCTCTGCAGAAACAAGTAA
- the gatA gene encoding Asp-tRNA(Asn)/Glu-tRNA(Gln) amidotransferase subunit GatA, with protein MKLAEMSAGQLKSLLAMEQTSCREIMTAVLDEIDRREPDVQAYITIRDRNELLAEAEAVDVRRKRGEPVGPLAGLPIGVKDCLCTEGLATTCASRILEHFEPPYDATVVRKIREADGIIVGKTNMDEFAMGSSTENSAYKVTHNPHDLERVPGGTSGGSAAAVAAHECVMALGTDTGGSVRQPGSFCGVVGMKPTYGRVSRYGLVAYGSSLDQVGVLTKNIHDAALLMSVIAGHDPKDSTSLPVDVPDYLAATADGTKCRIGVPHEYFAEGLDAEVRARVENAIESLRQDGYEVVPIHLPHTEYAVPTYYIIACAEASANLARYDGVRYGYRADGCKDVKEMYHLSRTKGFGAEVSRRIMLGTYVLSAGYYDAYYLKAQKVRTLLRRDFEKAFETCDIIMHPEAPTPAFKIGEHTDDPLAMYLGDIYSVIANLVGIPAVSVPCGWTKNGLPIGVQLAAKPLAEPTIFAAAQRLETLMHESGAWRLACCA; from the coding sequence ATGAAACTTGCAGAGATGAGCGCCGGGCAGTTGAAGAGTCTGCTTGCGATGGAACAGACCTCTTGCCGGGAAATAATGACGGCGGTGTTGGACGAAATTGACCGCCGCGAACCGGACGTTCAGGCGTATATCACCATTCGCGACCGGAACGAATTGTTGGCCGAAGCGGAGGCGGTGGATGTTCGCCGAAAACGCGGCGAGCCGGTAGGCCCGCTGGCCGGGCTGCCGATCGGCGTCAAGGATTGCCTTTGCACGGAAGGTCTGGCGACGACATGCGCATCGCGCATTCTCGAACATTTCGAGCCGCCGTACGACGCGACGGTCGTGCGCAAAATCCGCGAGGCGGACGGGATCATCGTCGGCAAGACGAACATGGACGAGTTCGCGATGGGTTCGAGCACAGAGAATTCCGCGTACAAGGTCACGCACAATCCGCATGATCTCGAACGCGTGCCGGGGGGGACGAGCGGCGGTTCGGCTGCGGCGGTCGCGGCGCACGAGTGCGTCATGGCGCTGGGCACCGACACGGGCGGATCGGTCCGGCAGCCGGGATCGTTCTGCGGCGTGGTGGGCATGAAGCCGACCTATGGCCGCGTGTCGCGCTACGGGCTGGTCGCCTACGGTTCCTCGCTCGACCAGGTCGGCGTGCTCACGAAGAACATCCACGACGCGGCCCTGTTGATGTCGGTTATCGCGGGGCACGATCCGAAGGATTCGACGAGTCTGCCCGTGGACGTGCCGGACTACCTTGCGGCAACCGCCGACGGGACGAAGTGCCGCATCGGCGTACCGCATGAATATTTCGCCGAGGGGTTGGATGCGGAGGTTCGCGCACGCGTCGAGAACGCTATCGAGTCGCTTCGACAAGACGGTTATGAAGTCGTTCCGATCCACCTGCCTCACACCGAATATGCCGTACCGACGTATTACATCATCGCCTGTGCCGAAGCCAGCGCGAATCTCGCCCGATACGATGGCGTGCGCTATGGCTACCGCGCGGACGGGTGCAAAGATGTAAAAGAGATGTACCATCTCTCGCGCACGAAAGGGTTCGGCGCGGAAGTCAGCCGCCGCATCATGCTCGGCACCTACGTGCTGAGCGCGGGGTATTACGACGCCTATTACCTCAAGGCGCAGAAAGTCCGCACGTTGCTCCGCCGCGATTTCGAGAAGGCATTCGAGACGTGCGACATCATCATGCACCCGGAGGCGCCAACGCCGGCATTCAAAATCGGCGAACACACCGACGACCCGCTCGCGATGTATCTCGGCGACATCTACAGCGTCATCGCGAACCTCGTGGGTATCCCGGCCGTCAGCGTTCCGTGCGGCTGGACGAAGAACGGCCTGCCCATCGGCGTCCAACTTGCCGCCAAGCCGCTCGCCGAACCGACGATCTTTGCCGCCGCCCAGCGCCTCGAAACCCTCATGCACGAATCCGGCGCGTGGCGTCTTGCCTGTTGCGCATAG
- a CDS encoding asparaginase, giving the protein MARNRVLVFCTGGTIGMIPKDPRDPNSPLVAAPWEKLCEMLPALERLPFAVDYAALRLIDSSDMDPDYWIELAQRIEIAYRKYDGFVVLHGTDTMAYTASALSFMLENLGKAIVLCGARHPLRTPGGDAERNFLAALRVAAWQPHIPEVCIVAGETLVRGNRARKAFSTSVFTSPRFPVLGRIVPLLRIDEESIRPAPRGRLKVHSRIERNVLMIHLHPGITPAFLRHALRAKGLRGVALLTFGAGNAPTHPGIRRALAEAVAKGIAIVNVTQCYGGRVDMGLYDTGAQLREVGLVHGGDMTPEAAITKLQVVLGMTSDMDEIRRLMQTDCAGERTRNI; this is encoded by the coding sequence ATGGCGCGAAACCGGGTATTGGTCTTCTGCACCGGCGGAACGATAGGGATGATACCGAAGGATCCGCGCGATCCAAACAGTCCGCTCGTTGCCGCGCCCTGGGAAAAGTTATGCGAAATGCTGCCCGCACTGGAACGCTTGCCGTTCGCCGTGGATTATGCAGCGCTGCGCCTGATTGATTCCTCCGACATGGATCCGGATTATTGGATCGAATTGGCCCAACGGATTGAGATCGCCTATCGCAAATACGACGGCTTCGTCGTTCTGCATGGCACCGACACGATGGCGTATACGGCATCCGCATTGTCGTTCATGCTTGAGAACTTGGGAAAAGCGATCGTGCTGTGCGGCGCCCGCCATCCCCTCCGCACGCCGGGCGGCGATGCCGAGCGCAACTTCTTGGCCGCCTTGCGCGTGGCGGCATGGCAACCCCACATTCCCGAAGTCTGTATCGTGGCCGGCGAGACGCTCGTGCGTGGCAACCGCGCGCGCAAGGCATTTTCCACCTCGGTCTTCACCTCGCCGCGCTTCCCCGTGCTTGGGCGGATCGTTCCTCTCCTGAGAATTGACGAGGAGAGCATTCGTCCGGCGCCGCGCGGACGCCTGAAGGTCCACAGCCGGATCGAACGAAACGTATTGATGATACACCTGCATCCGGGGATCACTCCCGCATTCCTGCGACACGCATTGCGGGCGAAAGGCCTGCGCGGCGTGGCGCTGCTCACGTTCGGCGCGGGCAACGCCCCGACCCACCCGGGCATCCGGCGCGCCCTTGCCGAGGCGGTCGCCAAGGGAATCGCCATCGTCAATGTGACGCAATGCTACGGCGGACGCGTGGACATGGGCCTCTACGACACCGGCGCGCAACTCCGCGAAGTGGGCCTTGTCCACGGCGGCGACATGACCCCTGAAGCCGCCATCACCAAGTTGCAAGTCGTGCTCGGCATGACGTCGGACATGGACGAGATACGCCGGCTCATGCAAACGGACTGTGCCGGTGAAAGAACGCGGAATATTTAG
- a CDS encoding PHP domain-containing protein codes for MGNHEARGCFRAGLKWALCVAAAVVLLLAVILGVVFRTALYERYYLFPKQAKAWAQLRAERAEPPLDDGWSEYRGCLHAHSELSHDSAIPFPDIVKALKKAHVDFICMTDHYDEGKADYSLGWNGLHDGILFIRGYELDHGLMPWGIPEGTVFLESDEPRALAKRIRELGAVLFFSHCEKERMWDLPELEGMEIYNIHPDFTDENLAELAPRILLCLRAYPDQAMRIIFDRPAEFLARWDDLNKTRHITGIGANDSHQNVGIRGFYTAKNTLVIKGTGEKHEIIGEYPLNFFTKLALRAFFGPLEPGREILRFELDPYERSSRYVNTHVLARNCTEKDILDSLRAGRAFVAFNMLADAKGFVCFIEGRSGKAVMGESIAMEPDLKLKAAAPNRCRFTVVKDGVKAAQSEGAVLVYDVTGPGKYRVEAELNIVGEWTPWIYANPVEVLPAPGV; via the coding sequence ATGGGCAATCATGAAGCGCGGGGATGTTTTCGCGCCGGCCTGAAATGGGCGTTGTGCGTTGCTGCGGCGGTCGTGTTGTTGTTGGCCGTGATTCTGGGCGTCGTCTTTCGAACGGCGCTGTACGAACGCTATTACCTGTTCCCGAAGCAAGCCAAGGCATGGGCGCAATTGCGCGCCGAACGCGCCGAACCGCCGCTGGACGACGGCTGGAGCGAATATCGCGGATGCCTACATGCCCATTCGGAATTGTCACATGATTCGGCCATCCCCTTTCCGGACATCGTCAAGGCACTGAAAAAAGCCCATGTGGATTTCATCTGCATGACGGATCATTACGACGAGGGAAAGGCGGATTATTCGCTGGGATGGAATGGCCTGCATGACGGCATTTTGTTCATTCGCGGGTATGAACTTGACCATGGCCTGATGCCGTGGGGCATTCCGGAGGGAACGGTTTTTCTGGAGTCGGACGAACCGCGTGCGCTTGCCAAGCGGATTCGGGAACTGGGCGCGGTCCTGTTTTTTTCGCATTGCGAAAAAGAGCGTATGTGGGATTTGCCGGAACTCGAAGGCATGGAAATCTACAATATTCATCCGGATTTTACTGATGAAAACCTTGCCGAACTGGCGCCCCGGATTTTGTTGTGTTTGCGGGCGTATCCGGACCAGGCCATGCGCATTATCTTCGACCGGCCCGCGGAATTCCTCGCCCGCTGGGACGATCTGAACAAGACACGGCATATCACGGGCATCGGTGCGAACGATTCGCACCAGAACGTCGGTATCCGCGGATTTTACACGGCGAAAAACACCCTTGTGATCAAGGGCACCGGTGAAAAACACGAGATCATCGGCGAATATCCACTCAATTTTTTCACGAAACTTGCGCTGCGGGCCTTTTTCGGCCCTCTCGAACCCGGACGTGAAATCCTGCGATTCGAATTGGATCCCTATGAACGATCCAGCCGTTATGTGAACACCCATGTCCTTGCACGAAACTGTACCGAAAAGGACATCCTCGATTCCCTGCGGGCCGGACGGGCCTTCGTGGCCTTCAACATGCTTGCCGACGCAAAGGGGTTCGTCTGTTTTATCGAAGGCCGTTCGGGCAAGGCCGTGATGGGGGAAAGCATCGCGATGGAACCCGATTTGAAACTCAAGGCCGCCGCGCCAAACCGGTGCCGGTTCACCGTCGTCAAGGACGGCGTGAAGGCCGCGCAATCGGAGGGAGCGGTGCTCGTTTACGACGTCACCGGCCCGGGCAAATACCGTGTCGAGGCCGAATTGAATATCGTAGGCGAATGGACGCCCTGGATCTATGCCAATCCCGTCGAAGTGCTTCCAGCCCCGGGCGTGTAA